A window of Mobiluncus massiliensis genomic DNA:
CCACGGCAAACATGGCAATCAGTTCCACCAGGTACCCCAGGTGAAACTGTTGATAAACCACAATCTGCCACACCGGACCCCCGTAAGTCCCCAGTCCTCCGCAAAATCCGGTGCCAATCGTCAGCTTCAGGGCTTGGGAACGATGCCGATGCGGATTGGACACCAAACGACCCGTCAAATATGCCAGCACCACCACCGAAATGAGGTTCAAAATCCAGGTGTCGATGTTGACTCCGCCGCCCCCGACAATGACCCGGCACAGACCCTCACAGTTCGGCGACGCGGCTACACTGCGGGCCACCAAAGACCCGCCCCAGCGCAGCAGCGACCCGAGTGCGCCGCCAACAAAGACAGCGATGGTGGCGCTGAGAGGGGATAAATCTTTGGGTGTTGTGGGCACGAAATCATCTTAATACCCGGGTCGTGGTATCATTGCAAGGCTGAGTTCATGAACAGATAAACACAGAGGAAAACATGTTATTTGCTTTCAACATCGTGGCACAGGTGCTTTTGGTCATCACTTCGTTGCTGCTGATTTTGTCCATTTTGATGCACAAGGGCCAAGGCGGCGGCATGTCCGATATGTTCGGCGGCGGCTTGACTTCGGCTATGTCTTCTTCCGGCGTGGGCCAGCGTAACCTGAATATTTTGACCGTCGTGGTGTCCCTGGTGTGGCTCTTTGCCATCGTGCTGTTCGCTTTCACCATGGATAAGCCGGCGGCGCCTGACGCCAAGGGAAATCAGATGCCTACTGCGCCCATTACGGCTCCGGCCAATCCGACCCCGGCTTTGCCGACCAGCCCCGCTCCGGCTCAAAAGTAAGCCGCATTGAAACTTAAAATGGAAGCCCCGGAACATTCCGGGGCTTCCACTGGTTTTTGGGGCTTTACCTAGGCTTTCGCCATACTTTCTTTCGCTTTCGCAACCACGTTTTCCACGGTGAAACCGAAGTGGGCAAAGTTATCCGCACCGCTTGCCGGAGTACCGAACGTTTCCACCGAGACGGCTACTCCCGCATCTCCCAGATAGCGATACCACGGCATCGCCAGTCCGGCTTCGATAGACACCCGGGCGCGGATTGACGCGGGCAAAACCGATTCCCGATAGGCCGCGTCCTGTTCCTCAAACCACTCCAAGCACGGCAGGGAAACGACCCGAGCCGCCACGCCCTCCTGAGCCAGCTGTTCTCCGGCCTGCAAAGCCAGAGCGACTTCGGAACCCGTCGCCAGCAAAATGACCGCGGGATTGTCCCCAAAGTCCTTCAGCACGTAACCGCCGCGCGCCACATTGTTCGCGCTGGCCAAGCCGGTGTCCGCCCCGCGCGCGGGATTGGGCAGCTTTTGACGGCTCAACGCCAAACCGGCCGGGCCGCGCCGCCGCATAATCTCTAACCAGGCATACGCGGTTTCCGCGCCGTCCGAGGGACGTACCACCGCCAGGTCCGGAATGGCGCGCAAGCTGGTCAGCGTCTCTACCGGCTGGTGAGTCGGTCCGTCCTCGCCGACCCCGATAGAGTCGTGGGTCCATACGTAAGTGACCGGCAGCTTCATCAGTGCTGAGAGGCGCACCGCCCCGCGCATAAAGTCCGAGAACACCAGGAAAGTCCCCGCGTAGGGACGGGTTAAACCGCTGGTGGCGATGCCGTTGAGAATCCCTGCCATAGCGTGCTCGCGCACCCCGAAGTGCAGGTTGCGTCCCCATTCGCTGACGTTCGTCCACGCCTTCGTGGCACGGTCGGCGGGAGCAAAAGACGGTTCATCGGCGATGGCGGTGTTGTTGGAGCCTGCCAGGTCCGCGCTGCCGCCCCACAACTCCGGCAGCACGCCAGCCAAAGCGTTGATGACTTTGCCGGAGGCGGCGCGGGTGGCGATTGCGCTGCCGGGCTCGAACTGCGGCAGCGCCGACTCCACATCGGCGGGCAGCTCTCCATCCTGCAGACGTTTCAGCAACGCGGCCTGCTGCGGGTGGGATTGCTGCCAGGCGGCAAAGCGTGGATCCCACTCAGCCCGGAATTCCCGGGCGCGCCTCGCGACGTTTTCCCTGGTCGCAGCGACAATTTCGGCAGGAACGTTGAACATCTTAGTGGGGTCCAGTCCCAGCGCGGTCTTGAGACCCTCCAGCTCTGAAGTGCCCAGAGCGGAGCCGTGAATGCCGCCCTGATTCTGTTTGTTCGGCGAGGGCCAGCCAATAATGGTACGCAACTTAATAATCGAGGGTTTGTGAGTTTCGGCTTTTGCGGCCTCGAAAGCGGCAAACAGAGCCTCCAGGTTTTCCACGTAAGACCCGTCGTCTTGCAGCCAGGACACTTCTTGGTAGTGCCAACCCTGGGATTCAAACCGGGCGCGAATATCCTCAGTGAAGGCAATCTCAATATCGTCCTCGATAGAAATCCGGTTTTCGTCATATAGATAGATGAGGTTTCCGAGTTCCTGAGTACCCGCCAGAGACATCGCCTCGTAGCTGATGCCTTCCTGCAGGCAGCCGTCCCCGGACACCACATAAATGTGATGGTCGAAGGGGCTTTCGCCGGGGGCTGCGTCCGGGTCCAGCAGCCCGCGCAGACGGCGCTGTTCCATCGCCATGCCGACCGCGGCCGCTATGCCGGTGCCCAAGGGCCCAGTAGTGACTTCCACACCGGGCTGGTGACGGTATTCGGGGTGTCCGGTCAACAGCCCGCCCGCTTGACGGAACTTTTTCAGGTCCTCCAGCTCTATCCCGTAGCCAGCCAGGAACAGCTGCACGTATTGCAGAGCCGAGGCGTGCCCGGCACTGAGAACGAAACGATCGCGGCCCAGCCACCAGGGGTCTGCCGGATCGCTGCGCATCACATACTGGTAGAGCAGGTAAGCGGCGGGAGCCAAAGAAATTGGGGTTCCCGGGTGTCCGTTACCGGCGTTTTCTACCGCGTCTGCCGCCAGAGCCTTGGCGGCTTTAATCGCCTGTTTGTCCAGTTCACTTGCCACAAATGTCATAACTCATCACCTAAATTATCGGAAAGTCGGATAGATACTCGCGGATTTTGTCCCCGTCACTCGATACTATAAAAAAACCGGGTGAAAGGGGGAGGATATGGGCTCGCGACCTGCCCCCGATTTTGTGTATCCGGAACGGCTGGACCCCCACCCCTACTTGGACTATCTGGCGGTGGAGCGCGGCGCTTCCCCGCATACCGTAGCGGCCTATACTCGGGACCTGCGGCGTTACGTGGCATTCCTGGTCGCTAACGGTGTCAAAAGTCTCGATGAGGTGACCTTGCCGGTTTTGGAGGCGTTTGTGCGTGCCCTAGAAGCGGGTTTCGGCGACTATGCCGCGGTGGCGCCGTCCTCGGCACGCCGGGTTATCGCCAGCGTGCGCTCCTGGCATCGCTATGCTTACGAAACCGGCGCGGCTCGCTCTAATCCGACAAAAGGCATCGCTCCAGCCAAGGTCAGCGCCCACCTGCCCACGGTGTTGACCGTGGAGGAAGTCCAAGCCCTGCTGGAGGCCGCTAGTGCGCCCGGCGACGACAATGCGTTGCGGGATCGGGCGTTGCTGGAGTTCCTCTACGCGACGGGAGCCCGGATTTCTGAGGCGGTTAATCTGGCGGTTGACGATATAGACCTCGATGAGGAGATCCCGCTGGTGCGTCTGTTTGGCAAGGGCCGCAAGGAGCGCCTGTCCATGTTGGGCCACCTCGCTAAAGATGCTCTGGAAGCGTACCTGGTCCGGGTACGCCCGCGTTTGGCAGAAAAAGGTCATTCACAAGGGCGGGTCTTTTTGAATACGTTGGGTCGGCCTCTCAGTCGGCAAAGTGCCTGGGCGATTATCCAGGCCGCGGCGCAGCGCGCCCAGATTACTGTTCCGGTTGGTCCTCATACTCTGCGGCATTGTTTTGCCACGCACCTGTTGCAAGGCGGCGCGGACGTCCGCGCGGTGCAGGAGCTGCTGGGTCACGCCTCGGTCACCACCACCCAGATTTACACGAAAGTCTCGAACGACATGCTCCGGGAAGTATACGCTTCGGCACACCCTCGTGCGCGATGGTGATATAGCGGTTTTCGTTGGGCGCTTCGTCGCGGGGGCGCTCGCGAGAGGCGGAAGGGGGAGTACCCCCTCGCGTTTTGCGCGACTATTGTCGCAAAACGCTCACCCCCCAGCCTCTCGCTGAGTCGCCCCCTTGCTCCGGTCGCGCCCAGCATCCTGGTTCGGCTTGCGTTCATGGTGCGTAATACAGTGAGTCGGGTTTGGTGTGTCCGGTGCGTGAATGACCGTTTTCGGTTCGGTTTGTTGCAACTCAATCACTCTGGAAACGTATCTACCAGGGGATTTAGAAGTGCTTGGTGGGGTATTGGCGTGTTTTTTGGTTTGAAATCGCTCGTTCGTGCATATGCTCTCTGCCGAGGTATCGGTTTTAGTGGGGACGGTGAGTCGCCCCCCTGCTCCGGTCGCGCTTGACGCCCGGTTCGGGTCGCGTTTGGTGGTAAAGGGTGGGATTTGGGCTGTAGCTGCCAATAATGGCAGCTACAGCCCAAATCCCCCTAGTTATCCACGCTGACGGTGACCTGAGCTTCTCTAAATTACTGAGATAAAAACTATTTAAACGCGTCGGTGTGCCATATATGGCACACCGACGCAAATTAATAGGTTTAAGCCTGCCGGTCGGAAACCCTCGAGGCGGAAAACTGGGCGAAAGCGCTTGAATTCCTGTTTGAGCGTTTGGTTTGGCCCGTCTTCCGCCTGGAGCTCTTTGGGGCGTGGTATCCAGCCTGTGATTTCGTGTCAAATCGGGGGGTCCATACTCTTGATTTCGTGTAATTATTGCGTTAGTTATACTCTTGATTTCGTGTTATATTTGCGTTAGTTATACTCTTGATTTCGTGTTATATTTGCGTTAGTTATACTCTTGATTTCGTGTCGGGTGTACCTATAATAGCAGGTAGATTGGTTTTAGTGAGGGACTATGTTTTACCGCAAGGCGATGGATGAGCTGCAGGAGTGGAAAGACCTTTCGAAAGGTCGTTCTGCGGTGCTGATTGAGGGGGCTCGTCGGGTGGGTAAAAGCACCTTGGCTGAAGAATTCGCCAAGTCTGCTTATAAGAGTCATATTCTCATCGATTTTTCTAAACAGAATCGTGATGTGGAAGACATATTTACTCAAAATTCTAACGATTTTGATCGTTTGAGTTCCTTGTTGTCGACGTATTTCGATACTCGGCTCTATCCCCGGGAATCACTGCTGGTTTTTGATGAAGTACAAATGTTTCCCTTTGCTCGGCAGATGGTGAAGCATCTGGTTGCGGATGGACGCTATGACATAGTAGAGACAGGTTCCTTAATCTCCCTCAAGCAGAATGTGCGCGACATCGTCATTCCCTCTGAGGAACGGACTTTGGAACTGTATCCCCTAGATTTTGAGGAATTTTGTTTGGCGCAAGGCAGCGAGTTGCTGACTAATGCCATAAAAGAAGCATTCGTGAAATTACAGCCCTTACCTAATGCTTTACACCGTAAGGCGCAACGGTTATGGCGTGAATACCTGCTGGTAGGAGGGATGCCCGGGGTTGTGGATGCCTATCTGCCAAATCTGGACTTTCATGAAGCCGACAGCATGAAACGCGATATTTTAAGCCTGTATCGTAAGGATATTGCCAAATTTACTCTAGGTGAGGAAAGCCAGGTTAGTACCATATTTGATGCGATTGCAGTACAGCTGTCTAAACACAACAAGAAGTTCACTTTTTCGACCCTGGGTGAAAATATGCGTTGGCGTAACTTAGAGGCAGCCTTTTTCTGGTTGACGGATTCCCGCATTGTGAATCTGTGCCATAATGTGACCGACCCTACAGTGGGTTTGAGTCTCAGTGCAGATCCGGCAGTTTTCAAATGTTTTCTGGGGGATACCGGTCTGCTTGTTGCGCAAGTGTTTTCCGATCAGAAGACCACGCCGAACGAACTCTATAAAGAAATCCTGTTCAAAAAAATAGGTTTCAATGAGGGGATGTTGGTGGAAAACCTGGTGGCTCAGTCACTACGTGCGAATGGACATAAATTGTTCTTCTTCTCTAAGAATGACCGGGATAGCAGTAAAAATACGATGGAAGTGGATTTCCTCATCACCGGAAAAAGCAACAAATCCGCGCGAACGAAAATCCACCCTATTGAAGTAAAAAGTACCTCACGGTATTCCACAACGTCTCTGGATAAGTTTGCTGCAAAATTCGGAAAGCGGGTCGGTACCTCCTATGTCTTGCATCCCGGTCAACTCAAAGTTACCGACACGCGCATCCATTTACCGCTCTACATGGCATTTTGTCTATAGACCCGTTAGCCCGCTAACAGCCTTCGCAGTACGCGCTGAGTGCTCACGTGTCACCTCGCGAGTTCTCGTTCAAGTAACGCGGGCAATGTGGGTGGTTTCTCGGAAGTGTGGGGAGCGTAGGCTCCCCGCCACCGCCATTGCCTGGAACCGGTGGTGAGGTGGTATATCGACGGAACAACTTTGGGTAAACTGTAGAGGTGAATGCTAACCAACCCGCGATGATGCCTGTTCCTGATACGGATAAAGAGTACCCCGTTCCGAAGCCTCTGAAAGGCCACGGTCCGGCGCGGATTATCGCCATGTGCAACCAAAAGGGCGGGGTTGGCAAGACCACGACATCCATCAACTTGGCGGCAGCATTGGCAGAATACGGCCGCAAAGTACTGCTGGTAGATTTCGATCCGCAGGGTGCGGCCTCGGTCGGTTTAGGCATCAACGGTCACGAGATGGACACAACTATCTATTCCCTGATGGTCGGCCCGCACCGCGACTTGACGACTGCTGATGTTATTCACCACACCAGCACGGAAAACCTCGACATCATTCCGGCCAACATTGACCTTTCC
This region includes:
- the secG gene encoding preprotein translocase subunit SecG, which translates into the protein MLFAFNIVAQVLLVITSLLLILSILMHKGQGGGMSDMFGGGLTSAMSSSGVGQRNLNILTVVVSLVWLFAIVLFAFTMDKPAAPDAKGNQMPTAPITAPANPTPALPTSPAPAQK
- a CDS encoding tyrosine recombinase; the encoded protein is MGSRPAPDFVYPERLDPHPYLDYLAVERGASPHTVAAYTRDLRRYVAFLVANGVKSLDEVTLPVLEAFVRALEAGFGDYAAVAPSSARRVIASVRSWHRYAYETGAARSNPTKGIAPAKVSAHLPTVLTVEEVQALLEAASAPGDDNALRDRALLEFLYATGARISEAVNLAVDDIDLDEEIPLVRLFGKGRKERLSMLGHLAKDALEAYLVRVRPRLAEKGHSQGRVFLNTLGRPLSRQSAWAIIQAAAQRAQITVPVGPHTLRHCFATHLLQGGADVRAVQELLGHASVTTTQIYTKVSNDMLREVYASAHPRARW
- the tkt gene encoding transketolase, with protein sequence MTFVASELDKQAIKAAKALAADAVENAGNGHPGTPISLAPAAYLLYQYVMRSDPADPWWLGRDRFVLSAGHASALQYVQLFLAGYGIELEDLKKFRQAGGLLTGHPEYRHQPGVEVTTGPLGTGIAAAVGMAMEQRRLRGLLDPDAAPGESPFDHHIYVVSGDGCLQEGISYEAMSLAGTQELGNLIYLYDENRISIEDDIEIAFTEDIRARFESQGWHYQEVSWLQDDGSYVENLEALFAAFEAAKAETHKPSIIKLRTIIGWPSPNKQNQGGIHGSALGTSELEGLKTALGLDPTKMFNVPAEIVAATRENVARRAREFRAEWDPRFAAWQQSHPQQAALLKRLQDGELPADVESALPQFEPGSAIATRAASGKVINALAGVLPELWGGSADLAGSNNTAIADEPSFAPADRATKAWTNVSEWGRNLHFGVREHAMAGILNGIATSGLTRPYAGTFLVFSDFMRGAVRLSALMKLPVTYVWTHDSIGVGEDGPTHQPVETLTSLRAIPDLAVVRPSDGAETAYAWLEIMRRRGPAGLALSRQKLPNPARGADTGLASANNVARGGYVLKDFGDNPAVILLATGSEVALALQAGEQLAQEGVAARVVSLPCLEWFEEQDAAYRESVLPASIRARVSIEAGLAMPWYRYLGDAGVAVSVETFGTPASGADNFAHFGFTVENVVAKAKESMAKA
- a CDS encoding AAA family ATPase; the encoded protein is MFYRKAMDELQEWKDLSKGRSAVLIEGARRVGKSTLAEEFAKSAYKSHILIDFSKQNRDVEDIFTQNSNDFDRLSSLLSTYFDTRLYPRESLLVFDEVQMFPFARQMVKHLVADGRYDIVETGSLISLKQNVRDIVIPSEERTLELYPLDFEEFCLAQGSELLTNAIKEAFVKLQPLPNALHRKAQRLWREYLLVGGMPGVVDAYLPNLDFHEADSMKRDILSLYRKDIAKFTLGEESQVSTIFDAIAVQLSKHNKKFTFSTLGENMRWRNLEAAFFWLTDSRIVNLCHNVTDPTVGLSLSADPAVFKCFLGDTGLLVAQVFSDQKTTPNELYKEILFKKIGFNEGMLVENLVAQSLRANGHKLFFFSKNDRDSSKNTMEVDFLITGKSNKSARTKIHPIEVKSTSRYSTTSLDKFAAKFGKRVGTSYVLHPGQLKVTDTRIHLPLYMAFCL
- a CDS encoding CrcB family protein, giving the protein MPTTPKDLSPLSATIAVFVGGALGSLLRWGGSLVARSVAASPNCEGLCRVIVGGGGVNIDTWILNLISVVVLAYLTGRLVSNPHRHRSQALKLTIGTGFCGGLGTYGGPVWQIVVYQQFHLGYLVELIAMFAVALPVGLFALWLGTRNAFVSGDVYRDSPADFTLPNANDPTSLPPLSAPDSPPSRPPSLWKTPPPALLTQRPHQPAPPARGGRYDSPFHSPRRRTGRGRPLWHRQARHAPHRQVPGEAQRQISQ